The following proteins come from a genomic window of Novosphingobium aromaticivorans DSM 12444:
- a CDS encoding DUF3489 domain-containing protein, producing the protein MAREPQAQAQQRPETQAATPGSGTSGRTRAQSKLDMVEALLRAPQGATIAELMTATGWQQHTVRGTLAGALKKRGLTITSDKPDGVRHYRAESR; encoded by the coding sequence ATGGCCCGCGAGCCCCAGGCACAGGCGCAACAGCGCCCCGAGACGCAGGCGGCCACACCCGGCAGCGGCACGTCCGGCCGTACCAGGGCACAGTCGAAGCTCGACATGGTCGAGGCGCTGCTGCGCGCACCGCAAGGGGCGACGATTGCCGAACTCATGACCGCTACCGGGTGGCAGCAGCACACCGTACGCGGCACCCTTGCCGGCGCGCTGAAGAAGCGTGGACTTACCATCACCTCGGACAAGCCCGACGGCGTCCGCCACTACCGGGCGGAGAGCAGGTGA
- a CDS encoding IS6 family transposase yields MTADIRRQRVNRMRGFRHWRWHLDEMYVKLNGEMVYLWRAVDHEGEVLESFVTRKRDKAAALTFMKKALKRHGKAEAIVTDGLRSYPAAMRELGNEGRREVGRHLNNRAENSHLPFRRRERAMLRFRQMKSLQKFASVHASIHNHFSQERHLVDRLTFKVRRSAALVEWQSLVA; encoded by the coding sequence TTGACAGCTGATATCCGCAGGCAGCGGGTCAACAGGATGCGTGGCTTCCGGCACTGGCGTTGGCACCTGGATGAGATGTACGTGAAACTGAACGGCGAGATGGTCTATCTCTGGCGTGCGGTCGACCACGAGGGTGAGGTGCTGGAGAGTTTTGTCACCAGAAAACGGGACAAAGCCGCGGCTTTGACCTTCATGAAGAAGGCGTTGAAGCGGCATGGAAAGGCCGAGGCCATCGTCACCGACGGGCTGCGTTCTTACCCTGCGGCGATGCGGGAACTGGGCAATGAGGGGCGACGCGAAGTTGGCCGGCACCTCAACAATCGCGCGGAAAATTCACACCTGCCGTTCCGACGAAGAGAGCGGGCGATGCTGCGGTTTCGGCAGATGAAGTCGCTGCAGAAATTCGCCTCGGTCCATGCCTCCATCCACAACCACTTTTCCCAGGAACGCCACCTCGTCGACCGACTAACCTTCAAGGTTCGCCGCTCGGCCGCGCTGGTCGAGTGGCAGTCGCTTGTGGCCTGA
- a CDS encoding nuclear transport factor 2 family protein, which yields MTLEERVRRLEDRAELNDLVVAYFLASDGDDLATVGNSFTDTATFSTSGVLAGEGRDGIVAFIAAARDHMGLTIHTPHYAQFTFEGPDVAKGLVGAHLELVLGGVAVYGGVRYVDEYRRTADGWRIQTRDMRTINMAPWLEVGEAFASATPVRWPSAEPSPSDFPRKG from the coding sequence ATGACCCTCGAAGAACGGGTAAGACGCCTAGAAGACCGTGCCGAGCTGAACGACCTCGTGGTCGCCTATTTCCTGGCATCGGACGGCGATGACCTCGCAACGGTGGGCAACAGCTTCACCGACACCGCAACTTTCAGCACCTCAGGCGTGCTTGCTGGCGAGGGGCGCGACGGAATTGTTGCCTTCATTGCCGCCGCGCGCGATCACATGGGGCTGACCATCCACACACCCCACTACGCGCAGTTCACCTTCGAGGGGCCTGACGTGGCCAAGGGTCTGGTTGGCGCCCATCTCGAACTCGTGCTGGGCGGCGTCGCCGTCTACGGCGGGGTGCGCTATGTCGATGAATACCGACGCACGGCCGATGGCTGGCGGATCCAGACCCGCGACATGCGCACCATCAACATGGCGCCCTGGCTCGAAGTGGGCGAAGCGTTCGCTTCGGCAACTCCGGTCCGCTGGCCCAGCGCCGAGCCCTCACCGAGCGATTTTCCGCGCAAGGGCTGA
- a CDS encoding site-specific DNA-methyltransferase codes for MADTIPSAAPLADRPLTVAYRPTASLVPDPRNARTHPRRQIEQIVASIRAFGFTNPVLVEPSGKIIAGHGRLLAARELGLAEVPVIELAGLGEAQVRALRLADNRIALNAGWDIEILKLELADLSLPEMEIDLALTGFASGEIDVILRGSTDPEDDVIPAVPRTPRSRPGDIWQLGAHRLGCGDGRDAAFLRAVVGEGKAIDCAFLDPPYNVKINGHANARGRHREFAMASGEMTTAAFRTFLAETLGASAAVSRPGAVHFVCMDWRHMDDVSAAATPVYDDLLNICVWNKSNAGMGSLYRSKHEMVFVYRVPGAPHTNAVELGRHGRNRTNVWDYASVNSMRGSRREDLALHPTVKPVAMVADAICDVTRQGDLVLDIFSGSGTTLIAAERVGRAFRGIDIDPAYVDVALDRWSALTGREPVLVGSGAGGVDRA; via the coding sequence ATGGCCGACACCATCCCTTCGGCAGCACCGCTCGCCGATCGCCCGCTGACCGTCGCCTACAGGCCGACCGCCAGCCTTGTCCCCGATCCCCGCAACGCGCGCACCCATCCGCGACGACAGATCGAGCAAATCGTTGCCTCGATCCGCGCCTTCGGGTTCACCAACCCGGTGCTGGTCGAGCCATCCGGCAAGATCATCGCCGGGCACGGCCGGCTCCTTGCCGCAAGGGAACTCGGCCTTGCCGAAGTGCCGGTCATCGAACTTGCCGGACTGGGCGAGGCACAGGTGCGCGCGCTGCGGCTTGCCGACAACCGTATCGCGCTCAATGCGGGGTGGGACATCGAGATCCTCAAGCTCGAGCTGGCCGACCTGTCGCTGCCCGAGATGGAGATCGATCTTGCCCTCACCGGCTTTGCGAGTGGCGAGATCGACGTCATCCTCAGAGGTAGCACGGATCCGGAAGATGACGTCATTCCGGCGGTGCCGCGGACGCCGCGCTCGCGCCCGGGCGACATCTGGCAGCTGGGCGCGCATCGCCTCGGTTGCGGCGATGGCAGGGATGCAGCCTTCCTGCGGGCCGTTGTGGGTGAGGGCAAAGCGATCGACTGCGCGTTCCTCGATCCGCCCTACAACGTGAAGATCAACGGCCACGCCAATGCCAGGGGACGGCACCGCGAGTTCGCCATGGCCTCGGGCGAGATGACCACGGCAGCGTTCCGCACGTTCCTTGCCGAGACGCTCGGAGCCAGTGCCGCGGTGTCGCGGCCCGGCGCGGTCCACTTCGTGTGCATGGACTGGCGTCACATGGACGATGTCAGCGCCGCGGCAACGCCGGTCTATGACGATCTTCTCAACATCTGCGTGTGGAACAAGAGCAACGCGGGAATGGGCTCCCTCTACCGTTCGAAGCACGAGATGGTGTTCGTCTACCGCGTGCCGGGGGCGCCGCACACCAACGCGGTGGAACTGGGACGTCATGGTCGCAACCGCACCAACGTGTGGGACTATGCCTCGGTCAATTCGATGCGCGGCAGCCGCCGCGAGGACCTCGCGCTGCATCCCACGGTCAAGCCCGTGGCGATGGTTGCCGATGCGATCTGCGATGTGACGCGGCAGGGGGATCTCGTACTCGACATCTTCTCGGGCTCCGGCACCACGCTCATTGCCGCCGAGCGGGTCGGCCGCGCCTTCCGCGGTATCGACATCGATCCGGCCTATGTGGATGTCGCGCTTGATCGCTGGAGCGCGCTGACAGGGCGCGAGCCGGTGCTGGTTGGCAGCGGCGCAGGCGGAGTGGACAGGGCATGA
- a CDS encoding DUF5681 domain-containing protein — MTGTRFSKGHSGNPKGRPRKVRPNVSAFDVIFDRTLTVTQNGLERELTVDEGLQLQTYQAALKGSRMAIRHVLRMIEKREAALAKRDPPKPKPVKMEIEHDADNADAAMLILGIAGHGEALPGGGPATRPLRIATWAAQAAISRPGRRHLDARAVEDIERLVANPGKLRWPRGRGQ, encoded by the coding sequence ATGACCGGGACGCGCTTCAGCAAGGGGCATTCGGGCAACCCGAAAGGACGGCCGCGCAAGGTGCGGCCCAATGTCTCTGCCTTTGACGTGATCTTCGACCGGACGCTTACCGTCACCCAGAATGGATTGGAGCGCGAGCTGACCGTTGACGAGGGGTTGCAGCTCCAGACCTATCAGGCCGCGCTCAAGGGCAGCCGTATGGCCATCCGCCATGTCCTGCGCATGATCGAAAAGCGCGAGGCAGCGCTTGCAAAGCGCGATCCGCCAAAGCCGAAGCCGGTGAAGATGGAAATCGAGCACGACGCCGACAATGCCGATGCGGCAATGCTCATCCTTGGCATTGCCGGACATGGAGAGGCACTGCCCGGTGGCGGCCCGGCAACGCGGCCGCTGCGAATTGCGACCTGGGCCGCACAGGCGGCAATCAGCCGGCCGGGCCGCCGTCATCTCGATGCAAGGGCGGTCGAGGACATCGAGCGCCTGGTTGCGAACCCGGGCAAGTTGCGCTGGCCGAGGGGAAGGGGACAATGA
- a CDS encoding enoyl-CoA hydratase/isomerase family protein: MADIDFRIEGHVAHVRLNRPQGLNAITQEMDDLLLDAWTEVNANSDIWAVVLSAEGEKAFCIGADVSGGAERKTRMALGGGLTGIGGPLVTCKKPMVAAVQGFCVGGGFELAMCADIIVAADTAQFGLPETKVGIIGECGVVHRAMRQLPYHIALQLILTGERIKADEARHYGLVNEVVPFAELEEAALRWASKLNAASPLAVQAAKAAALGRLGHPLEVALMTRFEPIEEYAATEDKKEGERAAGERRKPVWTGK, encoded by the coding sequence ATGGCCGATATTGACTTCAGGATCGAGGGCCACGTCGCTCACGTCCGCCTCAACCGCCCCCAGGGTCTGAACGCGATCACCCAGGAGATGGACGATCTGCTGCTCGATGCCTGGACCGAAGTAAACGCCAATTCCGACATCTGGGCGGTAGTGCTCTCGGCCGAGGGCGAGAAGGCCTTCTGCATCGGCGCCGACGTCTCGGGCGGGGCCGAGCGCAAGACGCGCATGGCGCTCGGCGGTGGCCTCACCGGGATCGGCGGCCCGCTGGTAACCTGCAAGAAGCCGATGGTGGCCGCGGTCCAGGGCTTCTGCGTCGGCGGTGGCTTCGAACTCGCGATGTGCGCGGACATTATCGTCGCTGCAGACACTGCCCAGTTCGGCCTGCCCGAAACCAAGGTCGGCATCATTGGCGAATGCGGCGTTGTCCATCGCGCCATGCGCCAGCTTCCCTATCACATCGCACTCCAGCTCATCCTCACCGGCGAGCGCATCAAGGCCGATGAAGCGCGCCATTACGGCCTCGTCAACGAGGTCGTGCCCTTCGCCGAACTGGAGGAAGCAGCGCTGCGCTGGGCATCCAAGCTCAATGCCGCTTCGCCGCTGGCTGTCCAGGCCGCCAAGGCCGCCGCGCTCGGCCGGCTCGGCCATCCGCTCGAGGTAGCGCTGATGACCCGCTTCGAGCCGATCGAGGAGTATGCGGCGACCGAGGACAAGAAGGAAGGCGAGCGCGCCGCCGGCGAACGACGCAAGCCGGTCTGGACCGGCAAGTGA
- a CDS encoding DUF5681 domain-containing protein, with protein sequence MTGDPPGQGETGSAGYRRPPAATRFVKGQSGNPRGRPSGRHRQLPYDTVLGQMVTVREDGRERRVTAAEAFLLQLTRKGLAGDSAAARASLDAIETARAARRARVVQPSRLRVVLMSFGVGTALQHLGMATKRNRLDEKRVRWELKPWIVEAALARMAPRRLDVAQQHEVWANTHRPETVRWPEWWVGRGSGGQGA encoded by the coding sequence ATGACCGGCGACCCGCCCGGCCAGGGCGAAACCGGTTCTGCCGGTTATCGCCGACCGCCTGCCGCGACCCGCTTCGTCAAGGGGCAGAGCGGCAATCCGAGGGGACGGCCCAGCGGGCGCCACCGGCAGTTGCCGTACGATACCGTGCTGGGCCAGATGGTGACCGTGCGCGAGGACGGGCGCGAACGGCGCGTGACCGCAGCGGAGGCTTTCCTGCTGCAGCTTACCCGCAAGGGTCTTGCCGGCGACAGCGCGGCCGCGCGCGCCTCGCTCGATGCAATCGAGACCGCACGTGCAGCGCGGAGAGCAAGGGTTGTCCAACCGTCCAGGCTGCGCGTCGTGCTCATGTCATTCGGCGTAGGCACGGCATTGCAACATCTGGGAATGGCCACCAAGCGCAACCGGCTCGACGAAAAGCGCGTGCGTTGGGAGCTCAAGCCCTGGATCGTCGAGGCGGCGCTCGCCCGGATGGCGCCGCGCCGGCTTGACGTTGCCCAGCAGCACGAAGTCTGGGCCAATACCCACCGGCCGGAAACCGTGCGTTGGCCGGAGTGGTGGGTAGGGCGCGGGAGTGGCGGGCAGGGAGCCTGA
- a CDS encoding flavin reductase family protein, with amino-acid sequence MTIRIDPVIEGAAYRRVLGHYPTGVCVVTATLPDGRRAGMVVGSFTSVSLDPPLVGFFPDVSSSSWPQIEAAGRFCVNILASDQKDLCRQFSAKGEDKFAGLTHADSANGSPVLDGVVAWIDCTLDTVHEAGDHYIVLGRVQEMDIVRPEQPLLFFRGGYGSFAPLFDAASE; translated from the coding sequence GTGACGATCCGGATCGACCCGGTGATCGAGGGCGCCGCCTACCGGCGCGTCCTCGGCCATTACCCGACCGGGGTCTGCGTGGTAACGGCGACGCTGCCCGACGGCCGCCGCGCCGGCATGGTGGTCGGCTCGTTCACCTCGGTTTCGCTCGATCCGCCGCTGGTCGGCTTCTTCCCGGACGTCTCCTCGTCCAGCTGGCCGCAGATCGAGGCCGCTGGCCGGTTCTGCGTCAACATTTTGGCGAGCGACCAGAAGGACCTGTGCCGCCAGTTCTCGGCCAAGGGCGAGGACAAGTTCGCCGGGCTGACCCATGCCGATTCGGCCAACGGGTCGCCTGTGCTCGACGGGGTGGTCGCCTGGATCGACTGCACGCTCGACACGGTGCACGAAGCGGGCGACCACTACATCGTGCTCGGTCGGGTGCAGGAAATGGACATCGTCCGGCCGGAACAACCGCTGCTGTTCTTCCGGGGCGGCTACGGCAGTTTCGCACCCCTGTTCGACGCGGCGAGCGAATAA
- a CDS encoding DUF2924 domain-containing protein, translated as MASTAVDLAGRPAGPNETGRPADCDRRVEALMDLDLEGLRAEWRRHYGSPPALRSVAILRMLLAWRMQASAAGGLDSDSRRQIARKGRVAAEGLELGIGGRLTRTWQGREVEVVVEAEGFRWNGTLYPSLSAAASAIAGSRWNGPRFFGLRQRRP; from the coding sequence ATGGCAAGCACGGCAGTGGACCTCGCCGGCCGGCCGGCCGGTCCGAACGAAACGGGCAGGCCAGCCGACTGCGACCGCAGGGTCGAGGCACTGATGGATCTCGATCTCGAGGGTCTCAGGGCCGAGTGGAGGAGGCACTACGGTAGCCCCCCTGCCCTGCGTTCCGTGGCAATCCTACGGATGCTGCTCGCTTGGCGGATGCAGGCAAGTGCCGCAGGTGGTCTCGACAGTGATAGCCGCCGCCAAATCGCGCGCAAGGGCCGGGTAGCGGCCGAAGGGCTCGAACTCGGCATCGGGGGACGCCTGACCCGGACATGGCAGGGTCGCGAGGTCGAGGTGGTGGTGGAGGCCGAGGGCTTCCGCTGGAACGGCACGCTATACCCCAGCCTCTCGGCTGCCGCGAGCGCGATCGCAGGATCGCGCTGGAACGGGCCACGTTTCTTCGGCCTCAGGCAACGCCGCCCATGA
- a CDS encoding DDE-type integrase/transposase/recombinase codes for MAVACGLRFQCCSGSSAKRRRVRIGLTAPWRAVDHEGEVLESFVTRKRDKTAALTFMKKALKRHGKAEAIVTDGLRSYPAAMRELGNEGRREVGRHLNNRAENSHLPFRRRERAMLRFRQMKSLQKFASVHASIHNHFSQERHLVDRLTFKVRRSAALVEWQSLVA; via the coding sequence GTGGCAGTCGCTTGTGGCCTGAGGTTTCAATGCTGTAGCGGCAGCTCCGCCAAGCGGAGACGAGTTCGCATTGGACTGACAGCACCCTGGCGTGCGGTCGACCACGAGGGTGAGGTGCTGGAGAGTTTTGTCACCAGAAAACGGGACAAAACCGCGGCTTTGACCTTCATGAAGAAGGCGTTGAAGCGGCATGGAAAGGCCGAGGCCATCGTCACCGACGGGCTGCGTTCTTACCCTGCGGCGATGCGGGAACTGGGCAATGAGGGGCGACGCGAAGTTGGCCGGCACCTCAACAATCGCGCGGAAAATTCACACCTGCCGTTCCGACGAAGAGAGAGGGCGATGCTGCGGTTTCGGCAGATGAAGTCGCTGCAGAAATTCGCCTCGGTCCATGCCTCCATCCACAACCACTTTTCCCAGGAACGCCACCTCGTCGACCGACTAACCTTCAAGGTTCGCCGCTCGGCCGCGCTGGTCGAGTGGCAGTCGCTTGTGGCCTGA
- the istB gene encoding IS21-like element helper ATPase IstB, which yields MNGIAPATRIDSIRRSLVSLKMPRALEILDATLRRIEQGQIDGIEALDELLGEELSLRENRRIKAALRMARLPVVKTLAGYDFSFQPSLDRNRILALAGLDFIERAEVVHLLGPPGTGKSHIATALAVEAVRAGKAVYFIPLADLIAQLAKAEREGTLREKIRFLTRASLLVVDEIGYLPVTPGGANLFFQLVNARYEKGAMILTSNRGFAEWGEVFGDPVVATALLDRLLHHAVVIQVEGSSYRMREHAALVPENVRNGATFHPPQPKRRGRPPTKGKSDHEYG from the coding sequence ATGAACGGCATCGCACCAGCCACGCGCATCGACTCCATCCGCCGGAGCCTGGTCAGCCTCAAGATGCCCCGGGCGCTCGAGATCCTCGATGCGACCCTGCGGCGTATCGAGCAGGGCCAGATCGATGGCATCGAGGCACTCGACGAACTGCTGGGCGAAGAGTTGTCGCTGCGTGAAAACCGGCGGATCAAGGCGGCCCTGCGCATGGCCCGGCTGCCCGTCGTGAAAACGCTCGCCGGCTACGACTTCTCGTTCCAGCCTTCGCTCGACAGGAACCGTATCCTCGCTCTTGCCGGGCTCGACTTCATTGAACGCGCCGAGGTCGTCCATCTGCTGGGGCCGCCTGGCACCGGCAAAAGCCACATTGCCACCGCGCTCGCGGTTGAGGCCGTGCGCGCCGGGAAAGCGGTCTACTTCATCCCGCTCGCCGATCTGATCGCCCAGCTCGCCAAGGCCGAACGTGAAGGCACGCTCAGGGAGAAGATCCGGTTCCTGACCAGGGCATCGCTGCTCGTCGTCGATGAAATCGGATACCTGCCGGTCACACCGGGCGGCGCCAACCTGTTCTTCCAGCTGGTCAACGCCCGCTACGAAAAGGGCGCCATGATCCTCACCTCCAACCGCGGCTTCGCCGAATGGGGTGAGGTCTTCGGCGATCCTGTCGTCGCCACGGCGCTGCTCGACAGGCTGCTGCACCATGCCGTCGTCATCCAGGTCGAAGGCTCCAGCTACCGAATGCGTGAGCACGCCGCGCTTGTGCCCGAAAACGTGCGCAACGGTGCCACGTTCCATCCGCCGCAGCCCAAACGCCGTGGCCGACCACCGACGAAAGGAAAATCCGATCACGAATATGGCTGA
- the istA gene encoding IS21 family transposase: protein MIRLGEAMMILELHRQGLSVTAIARRTGRDPKTVRKYIERGVEVPAYGPRVAGRPSKIAPYMDFLRERVTTFPDLTASRLTREIREMGYAGAYTAVKRYLAAIRPEHPKPYEVRFETKAGVQGQVDFARFVVEFTDEPGVARIVWLFSMVLGYSRLLFARYVLHQDLQTLLRCHMQAFEALDGVPIEILYDRMKTAVTGEDDQGHIVYNTSLLALAKHYRFQPRACRPYRAKTKGKVERPFRYIREDFFLGRSFRNMEDLNAQLIDWLDTVANVRVHGTTQRVVTEAFAEEQEELQRLPEHRFNAVLKLERRVSHDGLVAVGGNYYSVPDRTRRVVEIEQLPDLIRVIDRGIVVAEHPVLEGRRQYRIDQRHRTGRPQPRMHERPVTTIGRIGDYVPLRSLAIYEAIGAGLATEGRP from the coding sequence ATGATCCGACTTGGAGAAGCCATGATGATACTGGAGTTGCATCGGCAGGGGCTGTCGGTGACGGCGATCGCGCGCCGAACCGGGCGCGATCCCAAGACCGTGCGCAAATACATCGAGCGGGGCGTTGAGGTGCCGGCTTACGGTCCGCGTGTGGCGGGCCGGCCGAGCAAGATCGCGCCCTACATGGATTTCCTGCGCGAACGGGTGACGACATTCCCCGACCTGACCGCCTCGCGACTGACCCGCGAGATCAGGGAGATGGGCTACGCCGGCGCCTACACGGCGGTGAAGCGCTATCTGGCGGCGATCCGGCCCGAGCATCCCAAGCCCTACGAGGTTCGCTTCGAGACCAAGGCGGGCGTGCAGGGTCAGGTCGACTTCGCCCGCTTCGTAGTGGAGTTCACCGATGAGCCCGGTGTGGCGCGCATCGTCTGGCTGTTCAGCATGGTGCTGGGCTACTCGCGCCTCCTGTTTGCCCGCTATGTGCTCCACCAGGATCTGCAGACGCTGCTGCGCTGCCATATGCAGGCCTTCGAGGCCCTGGATGGTGTGCCGATCGAGATTCTCTACGACCGGATGAAGACCGCGGTGACCGGCGAGGACGACCAGGGTCACATCGTCTACAATACCTCGCTGCTGGCTCTGGCGAAGCACTACCGGTTCCAGCCCAGGGCCTGCCGGCCCTATCGCGCCAAAACGAAGGGAAAGGTCGAGCGACCCTTCCGCTACATCCGCGAGGACTTCTTCCTGGGGCGATCCTTCCGCAACATGGAGGATCTCAACGCCCAACTCATCGACTGGCTCGACACGGTCGCCAATGTACGGGTGCATGGCACGACCCAACGCGTGGTGACCGAGGCCTTCGCCGAGGAGCAGGAAGAGCTGCAGCGCTTGCCCGAGCACCGCTTCAACGCCGTCCTGAAGCTCGAGCGGCGGGTCAGCCATGACGGGCTCGTGGCGGTCGGCGGCAACTATTACAGCGTGCCCGACCGAACGCGCCGGGTCGTCGAGATCGAGCAACTGCCGGATCTGATCCGTGTCATCGACCGCGGCATCGTTGTTGCCGAACACCCGGTGCTGGAAGGGCGTCGACAATATCGCATCGATCAGCGTCATCGCACCGGACGACCTCAGCCGAGAATGCATGAGCGGCCGGTGACGACGATCGGCCGCATCGGTGACTATGTGCCACTGCGCTCGCTGGCCATCTATGAAGCGATCGGCGCGGGCCTTGCCACGGAGGGTCGGCCATGA
- a CDS encoding recombinase family protein: protein MKTLACAIYTRKSSDEGLEQGFNSLDAQREAGEAYVKSQAAEGWRLVATRYDDGGYSGGTMERPGLQRLLADIEAGRIDVVVVYKIDRLTRSLADFARIVERFDARGVSFVSVTQAFNTTSSMGRLTLNVLLSFAQFEREVTGERIRDKIAASKAKGMWMGGIPPLGYDLPVPGSRTLVVNEAEAAIVRHIFERYLACRSVHRLASALEEEGVCSKVWVTAAGKSHGGRPFSRGALFHLLGNRIYLGEIVHKAACHPGAHAAIVDPDVFARTQAIRFGNRRRTTAPEGQGPRTAGALLAGRILDAGGQPMSPSHSRGRGGRIYRYYVSAALQQGRTLPGSAIRRLPAAALEALVTARLGAALPASDDPLVLLRRVRIVPTGLELYLPVSARRQLATALPAGMEARLAGRELVLCVPVAFPLRGGQRSAAAGHTDGDRDPVLIAALRKAHGMLTRDADGHPTIVAAPATAYDRKLLRLAFLAPHLQRDILAGRQPRHISLAFLMARDIPPAWQAQVEALGWTS from the coding sequence ATGAAGACGCTGGCCTGCGCGATCTACACCCGCAAGAGCTCGGATGAAGGGCTCGAACAGGGTTTCAACAGCCTCGATGCCCAGCGCGAGGCAGGCGAGGCTTATGTAAAGAGCCAGGCGGCCGAGGGTTGGCGGCTGGTTGCCACGCGCTATGACGATGGCGGGTACTCGGGCGGCACCATGGAGCGCCCCGGGCTCCAGCGCCTGCTTGCCGATATCGAGGCCGGGCGGATCGACGTGGTGGTGGTCTACAAGATCGATCGCCTGACGCGCAGCCTTGCCGACTTTGCCCGCATCGTCGAGCGCTTCGATGCGCGCGGGGTGAGCTTCGTCTCGGTCACCCAGGCATTCAACACCACCAGCAGCATGGGCCGGCTCACGCTCAACGTGCTGCTCTCGTTCGCCCAGTTCGAGCGCGAGGTCACCGGCGAGCGTATCCGCGACAAGATCGCAGCCTCCAAGGCGAAGGGCATGTGGATGGGAGGGATACCTCCGCTCGGCTACGACCTCCCTGTTCCGGGCAGCCGCACCCTCGTCGTCAACGAAGCCGAGGCGGCGATCGTGCGTCACATCTTCGAGCGCTATCTCGCGTGTCGCTCGGTACACCGTCTCGCGTCCGCGCTCGAGGAGGAAGGCGTCTGCTCCAAGGTCTGGGTGACCGCAGCGGGCAAGTCCCACGGCGGACGCCCTTTCTCGCGCGGCGCGCTCTTCCATCTACTCGGCAATCGCATCTACCTTGGCGAGATCGTCCACAAGGCCGCCTGTCATCCCGGGGCCCATGCTGCCATCGTCGATCCCGACGTCTTTGCCAGGACGCAGGCCATCCGCTTTGGCAACCGGCGCCGGACAACCGCGCCGGAGGGGCAAGGGCCGCGCACTGCCGGCGCTCTTCTTGCCGGTCGCATTCTCGATGCCGGTGGTCAGCCGATGTCTCCATCGCACTCACGCGGCCGCGGGGGAAGGATCTACCGCTACTATGTCTCTGCCGCCCTCCAGCAGGGGCGCACTCTGCCGGGCAGTGCGATCCGGCGGCTTCCCGCTGCGGCGCTCGAAGCCCTCGTCACGGCACGGCTTGGCGCAGCGCTCCCGGCAAGCGATGATCCGCTCGTGCTGCTGCGGCGCGTGCGCATCGTACCGACGGGTCTGGAACTGTACCTGCCTGTCAGCGCCCGTCGCCAGCTGGCGACGGCATTGCCCGCGGGGATGGAAGCAAGGCTCGCAGGGCGCGAGCTCGTCCTCTGCGTTCCTGTCGCCTTCCCCTTGCGCGGCGGACAGCGCAGCGCTGCCGCCGGCCATACCGATGGCGACCGTGACCCAGTCCTGATTGCTGCGCTGCGCAAGGCGCATGGCATGCTGACGCGTGACGCCGATGGCCATCCGACGATCGTCGCCGCGCCTGCCACGGCCTATGATCGCAAGCTGCTGCGTCTCGCATTTCTGGCCCCTCACCTCCAGCGCGACATTCTCGCCGGCCGCCAGCCGCGCCACATCAGTCTCGCGTTTCTGATGGCCCGTGACATCCCGCCTGCCTGGCAGGCGCAGGTCGAGGCACTTGGCTGGACGTCGTAA